A part of Neovison vison isolate M4711 chromosome 8, ASM_NN_V1, whole genome shotgun sequence genomic DNA contains:
- the LOC122916020 gene encoding phospholipid transfer protein isoform X1 has protein sequence MEGPLAMALLGALLLAFLVGAHAELPGCKIRITSKALELVKQEGLRFLEQELETITIPDLRGREGQFYYNISEVKVTELQLTSSELHFQPEQELVLQITNASLGLRFRRQLVYWFLYDGGYINASAEGVSIRTALQLSRDATGRIKVSNVSCQASVSRMHAAFGGTFKKVYEFLSTFIISGMRFLLNQQICPVLYHAGTVLLNSLLDTVPVRSSVDELVGIDYSLLKDPVASDSNLDMDFRGAFFPLAEENWSLTNRAVEPQLQEEERMVYVAFSEFFFDSAMESYFRAEALKLSLVGDKVPHDLDMLLRATYFGSIVLLSPAVIDSPLKLELRVLEPPRCTIKPSGSTVSVTASVTIALVPPDQPEVQLSSMIMDARLSAKMALRGKALRTQLDLRRFRIYSNQSALESLALIPLQAPLKTMLQIGVMPMLNERMWRGVQIPLPEGINFVREVVTNHAGFLTIGADLHFAKGLREVIEKNRPADTRDPWTSSAPPPSKAAA, from the exons ATGGAAG gcccgcTCGCCATGGCCCTCCTCGGGGCCCTCCTCCTAGCGTTTCTGGTAGGCGCTCATGCGGAGCTCCCCGGCTGCAAGATCCGCATCACCTCCAAGGCGCTCGAGCTGG TGAAGCAGGAGGGCCTGCGCTTTCTGGAACAAGAACTGGAGACCATCACCATTCCGGACCTGCGGGGCCGGGAAGGCCAATTCTACTACAACATCTCGGA GGTGAAGGTCACAGAGCTGCAGCTGACATCCTCTGAGCTCCATTTCCAGCCAGAGCAAGAGCTGGTGCTGCAGATCACCAACGCGTCCTTGGGGCTGCGTTTCCGGAGGCAGCTTGTCTACTGGTTCTT GTATGATGGGGGCTACATCAATGCCTCTGCCGAGGGTGTGTCCATCCGCACTGCTCTACAGCTCTCCCGGGATGCCACTGGCCGCATCAAAGTGTCCAATGTCTCCTGCCAGGCCTCGGTCTCCAGAATGCACGCAGCCTTCGGGGGAACCTTCAA GAAGGTGTATGAGTTCCTCTCCACATTCATCATCTCGGGGATGCGCTTTCTCCTGAACCAGCAG ATCTGCCCTGTGCTTTACCACGCAGGGACGGTGCTCCTCAATTCACTCCTGGACACTGTGCCTG TTCGCAGCTCTGTGGATGAGCTGGTTGGCATCGACTACTCTCTCCTGAAGGACCCCGTGGCTTCCGACAGCAACCTGGACATGGACTTCCGG GGGGCCTTCTTTCCTCTGGCTGAGGAGAACTGGAGCCTGACCAACCGGGCGGTAGAGCCCCAGCTGCAGGAGGAGGAGCGGATGGTGTACGTGGCCTTCTCGGAGTTCTTCTTTGACTCTGCCATGGAGAGTTACTTCCGGGCAGAAGCCCTGAAGCTGTCCCTGGTGGGGGACAAG GTGCCCCACGATCTGGACATGCTGCTGAGAGCCACCTACTTTGGGAGCATTGTCCTACTG agcccagcagtgATTGACTCCCCGCTGAAGCTGGAGCTGCGCGTCCTGGAACCACCTCGCTGCACCATCAAGCCCTCGGGGAGCACGGTCTCCGTCACTGCCAGTGTCACCATAGCCCTGGTCCCGCCTGACCAGCCCGAGGTCCAGCTGTCCAGCATGATCATG GACGCCCGTCTCAGCGCCAAGATGGCCCTCCGGGGGAAGGCGCTGCGCACCCAGCTGGACCTGCGCCG GTTCCGAATCTATTCGAACCAGTCCGCCTTGGAGTCACTGGCA ctAATCCCACTGCAAGCCCCTTTGAAGACCATGCTGCAGATTGGGGTGATGCCCATGCTCAACG AGCGGATGTGGCGGGGGGTGCAGATCCCACTACCCGAGGGCATCAACTTCGTGCGTGAGGTAGTGACGAACCATGCG GGCTTCCTCACCATCGGGGCTGACCTCCACTTTGCCAAAGGGTTGCGAGAGGTGATTGAGAAGAACCGGCCTGCTGACACCCGGGACCCCTGGACATCCAGTGCCCCTCCGCCCTCCAAAGCGGCTGCCTGA
- the LOC122916020 gene encoding phospholipid transfer protein isoform X2 translates to MALLGALLLAFLVGAHAELPGCKIRITSKALELVKQEGLRFLEQELETITIPDLRGREGQFYYNISEVKVTELQLTSSELHFQPEQELVLQITNASLGLRFRRQLVYWFLYDGGYINASAEGVSIRTALQLSRDATGRIKVSNVSCQASVSRMHAAFGGTFKKVYEFLSTFIISGMRFLLNQQICPVLYHAGTVLLNSLLDTVPVRSSVDELVGIDYSLLKDPVASDSNLDMDFRGAFFPLAEENWSLTNRAVEPQLQEEERMVYVAFSEFFFDSAMESYFRAEALKLSLVGDKVPHDLDMLLRATYFGSIVLLSPAVIDSPLKLELRVLEPPRCTIKPSGSTVSVTASVTIALVPPDQPEVQLSSMIMDARLSAKMALRGKALRTQLDLRRFRIYSNQSALESLALIPLQAPLKTMLQIGVMPMLNERMWRGVQIPLPEGINFVREVVTNHAGFLTIGADLHFAKGLREVIEKNRPADTRDPWTSSAPPPSKAAA, encoded by the exons ATGGCCCTCCTCGGGGCCCTCCTCCTAGCGTTTCTGGTAGGCGCTCATGCGGAGCTCCCCGGCTGCAAGATCCGCATCACCTCCAAGGCGCTCGAGCTGG TGAAGCAGGAGGGCCTGCGCTTTCTGGAACAAGAACTGGAGACCATCACCATTCCGGACCTGCGGGGCCGGGAAGGCCAATTCTACTACAACATCTCGGA GGTGAAGGTCACAGAGCTGCAGCTGACATCCTCTGAGCTCCATTTCCAGCCAGAGCAAGAGCTGGTGCTGCAGATCACCAACGCGTCCTTGGGGCTGCGTTTCCGGAGGCAGCTTGTCTACTGGTTCTT GTATGATGGGGGCTACATCAATGCCTCTGCCGAGGGTGTGTCCATCCGCACTGCTCTACAGCTCTCCCGGGATGCCACTGGCCGCATCAAAGTGTCCAATGTCTCCTGCCAGGCCTCGGTCTCCAGAATGCACGCAGCCTTCGGGGGAACCTTCAA GAAGGTGTATGAGTTCCTCTCCACATTCATCATCTCGGGGATGCGCTTTCTCCTGAACCAGCAG ATCTGCCCTGTGCTTTACCACGCAGGGACGGTGCTCCTCAATTCACTCCTGGACACTGTGCCTG TTCGCAGCTCTGTGGATGAGCTGGTTGGCATCGACTACTCTCTCCTGAAGGACCCCGTGGCTTCCGACAGCAACCTGGACATGGACTTCCGG GGGGCCTTCTTTCCTCTGGCTGAGGAGAACTGGAGCCTGACCAACCGGGCGGTAGAGCCCCAGCTGCAGGAGGAGGAGCGGATGGTGTACGTGGCCTTCTCGGAGTTCTTCTTTGACTCTGCCATGGAGAGTTACTTCCGGGCAGAAGCCCTGAAGCTGTCCCTGGTGGGGGACAAG GTGCCCCACGATCTGGACATGCTGCTGAGAGCCACCTACTTTGGGAGCATTGTCCTACTG agcccagcagtgATTGACTCCCCGCTGAAGCTGGAGCTGCGCGTCCTGGAACCACCTCGCTGCACCATCAAGCCCTCGGGGAGCACGGTCTCCGTCACTGCCAGTGTCACCATAGCCCTGGTCCCGCCTGACCAGCCCGAGGTCCAGCTGTCCAGCATGATCATG GACGCCCGTCTCAGCGCCAAGATGGCCCTCCGGGGGAAGGCGCTGCGCACCCAGCTGGACCTGCGCCG GTTCCGAATCTATTCGAACCAGTCCGCCTTGGAGTCACTGGCA ctAATCCCACTGCAAGCCCCTTTGAAGACCATGCTGCAGATTGGGGTGATGCCCATGCTCAACG AGCGGATGTGGCGGGGGGTGCAGATCCCACTACCCGAGGGCATCAACTTCGTGCGTGAGGTAGTGACGAACCATGCG GGCTTCCTCACCATCGGGGCTGACCTCCACTTTGCCAAAGGGTTGCGAGAGGTGATTGAGAAGAACCGGCCTGCTGACACCCGGGACCCCTGGACATCCAGTGCCCCTCCGCCCTCCAAAGCGGCTGCCTGA
- the CTSA gene encoding lysosomal protective protein, which produces MTSRDRAPPGERGRGGAEMIGAALSPPWLLLLLLPWAPPGQAAPDVDEIQCLPGLAKQPAFRQYSGYLRGSGSKHLHYWFVESQKDPKSSPLVLWLNGGPGCSSLDGFLTEHGPFLVQPDGATLEYNPYSWNLIANVLYLESPAGVGFSYSDDKTYATNDTEVAQSNFEALKDFFRLFPEYKDNELFLTGESYAGIYIPTLAVLVMQDPSMNLQGLAVGNGLSSYEQNDNSLVYFAYYHGLLGNRLWSSLQTHCCSQNKCNFYDNTDPECVTNLQEVSRIVGNSGLNIYNLYAPCAGGVPGHLRFEKDTVMLHDFGNIFTRLPLKQARHQALLLRSGDRVRMDPPCTNTTAASTYLNNPYVRKALHIPEQLPRWDMCNFLVNIQYRRLYQSVQDQYLKLLTTQKYRILLYNGDVDMACNFMGDEWFVDSLNQKMEVQRRPWLVDYGDSGEQIAGFVKEFSHIAFLTIKGAGHMVPTDKPQAALTMFSRFLNKQPY; this is translated from the exons ATGATCGGAGCCGCGCTGTCGCCTCCTTGGCTgttgctgctgctcctgccctgggCGCCCCCAGGCCAGGCAGCGCCGGACGTGGATGAGATCCAGTGCCTGCCTGGGTTGGCCAAGCAGCCGGCTTTCCGCCAGTACTCCGGCTACCTCCGTGGCTCCGGCTCCAAGCACCTCCACTACTG gtTTGTGGAATCGCAGAAGGATCCCAAGAGCAGCCCTCTGGTGCTTTGGCTCAACGGAGGGCCTGGGTGCAGCTCCCTAGATGGCTTCCTCACAGAGCACGGCCCCTTCCTG gTGCAGCCAGATGGTGCCACGCTGGAGTACAACCCCTATTCTTGGAACCTG ATTGCCAATGTGTTGTACCTTGAGTCCCCAGCTGGGGTGGGCTTCTCCTACTCTGATGACAAGACTTATGCCACCAACGACACCGAG GTCGCCCAGAGCAATTttgaggccctgaaggattttttCCGCCTCTTCCCGGAGTACAAGGACAATGAGCTTTTCCTGACCGGAGAGAGCTATGCCGGCATTTACATCCCGACCCTGGCCGTGTTGGTCATGCAGGATCCCAGCATGAACTTGCAG GGGTTGGCTGTGGGCAATGGACTCTCCTCCTATGAGCAGAATGACAACTCCCTGGTCTATTTCGCCTACTACCATGGCCTTCTGGGGAACAG GCTCTGGTCTTCCCTCCAGACCCACTGCTGCTCTCAAAACAAGTGTAATTTCTACGACAACACCGACCCAGAATGCGTGACTAAT CTACAGGAAGTGTCCCGCATCGTGGGCAACTCGGGCCTCAACATTTACAACCTCTACGCCCCCTGTGCTGGGGGTGTGCCCGGCCATTTAAG GTTCGAGAAGGACACTGTCATGCTCCACGACTTCGGCAACATCTTCACTCGCCTGCCACTCAAGCAGGCACGGCATCAG GCGCTGCTGCTGCGCTCCGGGGACAGGGTGCGCATGGACCCGCCCTGCACCAACACCACGGCTGCCTCTACCTACCTCAACAACCCTTATGTGCGCAAGGCCCTCCACATCCCTGAGCAGCTGCCCCGCTGGGACATGTGCAA CTTCCTGGTGAACATACAGTACCGCCGTCTCTACCAAAGTGTGCAGGACCAGTACTTGAAGCTACTCACCACGCAG AAATACCGGATCCTGCTATACAACGGAGATGTGGACATGGCTTGCAATTTCATGGGGGATGAGTGGTTCGTGGATTCCCTCAACCAGAAG ATGGAAGTCCAGCGCCGGCCCTGGCTAGTGGACTACGGGGACAGTGGAGAGCAGATTGCTGGCTTCGTGAAGGAGTTCTCCCACATCGCCTTTCTCACCATCAAG GGCGCTGGGCACATGGTCCCCACCGACAAGCCCCAGGCTGCCCTCACCATGTTCTCCCGCTTCCTGAATAAGCAGCCGTACTGA